GGGCTCGGTGTGCCGCCTCGGTGGGCAGCCTGCCACGGCCCGCTGGTGCCGAGCCTGGCTTTGGCAGTGCTCAGCACCCCAGCTCCGCGGGGAGCAGCGTTGGAGCTCGCTGCCGGTGGTGCTGTCGGCTCAGCACCCGAAGCCAGCCGGCTCTGTCGGGCTGCCGCAGCACGAGAAGCAGGCTGGAGGTGCCGGGTGCTGCTGAGGATGGGGGGGGTGCGggctcagctcctcctgcacgGGCCGTGGGGTCGCTGGGTCTGCCCACGATCACGAAACGCCACGAGGCGATAACGGTGGGGGGGGGTTGTGGCGCTTCCAGGCGTTACAGTGAGCCCCAGGGCCTGGCCTGAGGGGTCTGAGGCTCGTTCTTTGCTCGCCTTCCTTCCCGCAGAGCACCGTGAGGGATGCCCAAGAAGTTCCAAGGTGAAAACACCAAGTCGGCCGCTGCCCGCGCGAGGAAGGCCGAGGCGAAGGCAGCAGCCGATGCCAAgcggcagcaggagctggaagatgCCTACTGGAAGGATGAAGACAAACACGTGATGAGGAAGGAACAGAGGAAGGTGAGCGcctggggggcaggggggtggaaaGAGATTTCCTGGCTGCTCCCCGCAGAGCCCTCGAGACCCAGGTTTGCTCCGAGGGGCTCATTTCTCCGTGCCGGAGCTGTTGCTGTCTCTGCGAACGCCGTCCCGTGCTCGGCGTTCAGGGGGAGCAGCTCCACGAGTGGCTCCTCTGGGAGCTAAAAGCAGCAGGGTGTGGGAGCAAGCGTCAGCGTGCAACCGAGATCTGGCGCGCTGCGGAGCCGACTTCTGGGGGGAGGGAGTAAAAGCTGTGCTGTTGGAATCGGTTGAAATGGAGCTGGGTAAATGATGAGGAGCTCCGCTGCAGGgcttggcttttgtttttctggcgGAGCAGATCTGGAGCTTTTTATTTACTCCTTCGTCCTCCTGCCTTTCCTTGTCTTCAGTTTCCTTTCgtagaaggaaaaagaaatcagcaggGTTAAATCCAAAGCTTCTCCCCCCCCCGGCTTGGTGTGCCGCGCATCGGGACGTCAAAAACCCTCCTGGGTTTGCTCTCAGCAGCTCGCTCTGCCCTGGGCGCACGCTTGCAGAGCAACGCGCGGAGGAGGTTGGATTCACCCAGTTTGGGATTTCTCTGTGATCCCGCTCAGGGGTTATTTGGTTGGCGGTGTTatcctgcctccctgctggaCAAACGcactcctgccttccctgcccctTTGGGGGCGGCTTGGCCGCCTCCCCTGAAGCCGTTTGTTGGCTCCTGGGCTGTCACCAGCAGAATCCTGCCCGGGTCCCCACGGGGTTCCCGGGGTTACGGCGCCGTGAATCTGGCACCGGCTGAACTCCGTGTGCCGGCGCTCGAGCAGGCAGGAGGTCAGCGCGTCGCCGTGACCCCGACGTGCACATCCACGtgaatccccccccccccccggggtgtGTCCTGACGCTGGAATTTGGCGTCCTGCGTGCCGTGAAGCTGCCAAATTGCTTCCTGGCACGAGGCCTCGCTGCTGCGCTGCGGCAGGTTCTCGCCGGCCGTGACCGATGTCACCGCTCGTCCAAGGGGAGCCTGggcagggggggtggggggggatgGAGCTGCTTTTAACCCCCAAATCTGGGGCCGGCCCGGAGCCTCGGGCAGgattttaggggaaaaaaacctgcggtgctttccctctgccagcccgggcagctcctcctgcagctcggCAGGATCCTGCCCAGGATCCCGGCGCTGTGCAGCTGGGTCCAGCTGTGGGGCAGGCTCAGCCCCGCTTCGTTCCCTTCCTCCCCGTGCCGCTCTGGTAGCGTGGGGCTTGCTGAATTTCCCTTCACTCCAGCCAGAGCTGTGGCATTTGggaaccccccccccggcggggggggggggggaagcccccccccacgggggggggggggggggggagctcttcctgggggcgggggggagctCTTCCTGGCCttcttttttctgcctcttcccGGCTTTTTCGGGCTCTTCCCCGGCTCTCCGGGTGATGGCACTAACACCTCCACAGCTCCACGGGCAGCGCCGCTGCGGGACGAGCTGTGGGAGCCTTCGGGGCGCTGCCCAGCAGGACCCGAGTGGGGAACAACCCCCACGCGCCGCCTTCCTCACCCTTCAGGTGGCCTCCTGAGCGGTAAGGAGCTCCTGGGTAAGGCTCGGAGGCTCCTCGTGGCGGTTCGGGGGGGTTCCTTGAAACGCCCCCTGGCTCTGAGAGCAGCTTTTGCTGATCCCAGCCGCCAGGGGAAGGCACCCGGCAGAGCTCTGCGATGCGTGAAGCCCACGTCCTCCTCGGCCGTcgtttctttttccccttggatCTTGATACGAGGCTCCAGAAAGGACCCCGGGCTTCGGGACCCGAGCTTTCGATCGCACGGATCCCGCTGGCGGCCCGCGCAGCCCCTTCCTCCGCTGGGATCCCCCGTCCCTGGGGGTCGTGTCTCTGAAGGGGAGGCGTCAGGACCCCGACGTGGCTGCGGCTCTGCTGCTGGGTCCCAGCTCAGTGCCCCGCCGGGAAGGCGACGCCTCCGCTCCCTGTGAGGCGTGGAACGGACCCGGCGGTGACGGCCCGCTGCCAGCTGCGGGCCCCTGCCAGATttctggcagctctgcctcGGCTGCTCTCCGCAAACAGAAACCCCGTGCTAAAtgccagagcagggagcagctcctccCGGCAGCCGGAGCGGGGAGAGAGGAGCGGTGGGACACGGCGGGCTCTGCTCCCTGACTCCCCCTGGGGCCGCGGCCGCGTCCTCCCTGGGAAGTTTGCTTTGAgaggagccccagccccggcgcgGCCTCGCCGAGGTGCCAGCACCCCCCTGGGTTACCcggctcagccccagcagggtCCCAGGGGCTGGTTTCTGTTCGCCAGCCTGCGTCCCGGGCGCGCTCCCTGTGTCCTCTCCCAGCGCCGCTTCTCCTGCGCGAGCTCTGTGTAATTACGCAGCTCCTGCTGGCCGCAGGTGGGTAGAGCTCTCCCAGGAGCTGTCTGGGAGGGAGCAGCGGGTGACCGAGGCTCTGTTTCGTCCCGTGTTGTCACCCCAGGGCTGTCAGGGTGTCCCGTTGCGGTCCCCCCACCCTCAGCTCGTGGTGCTGACCCCGTGGCACTTCCCCGCATTGACACCCGAGGTTTTGGGGAGCCTTTGGGGGTGGCTGCTCCCCCCTCTGTCTTCaccgccggccccgggggctCGGCTTCTGCTTTTATCCTCTGTGCCCACCCAAAGcaggctccagcagctctgcccttcccTCGAAACACAAAATAGCTCCGAGGTCCCTGCGGGTGTCGGAGGGAGTGGACGTGGCCCTCGCCCAGTTCTGCTCCCCCGCTGGCGGCCGAGCCGGGCGCAGGAGGGGAGCACCCGGGGCTGCTTTCACCCAGCTCTGCCCGGGCGGTTGAGGAGCGCGGGCGCTTCTCTTGCGACACCCTGCGTGCCTGGAGAGGGGCCAGAGCCCCTCCTGATCCAGCTGAGGCCGTTAATTGCTCCATTAATCGCTCCCTCGTTACTGGAAGAGGGAGAGGCCTGacggagcagggcagggagggcgGTGTCCTCAGTGAGCCCGTGCTTGGAAATCCTGCCCAGCCCCGTCACCAGCTCCTCGTGTCTCAGGGCGCGTAAGGACCTGGAGGCTGAGGACAGATCATGGCAATAAAAGCTCCTcggggctttttttcttccccccatcCCTGGCCGGCTGCAGGAGgcttcccccagcccaggctgagAGGCCTGGAGTCTCCAACGGGAGCCTCCGACCACAGCCCCGCGACGTGCCCGGTGCTGCTCCTCCACCTGAAGCACGGCGGAGGACGGCGGCTTTGTGCCTGGTTTTTGTGCCTggtcttttttttgttcctgttttttttgggcctggttttgttcctgttttttttttgtgcttggtTTTgtgcctggttttatttttgggCCTGGTTTTGTTCCTGCCACGCAGCTGCCCCTGAGGAAAGCCGCTCCGCCAGGCTCAGCCCCTCGGCTGTGCCATCCCCGTGAATAATGGGTGAGGCCCCTAATTCAGTGGCGTGGTATCTAACCTAAATACGAAGTGCTCCGTAGCTCGGCGCCCCTCTAGACAGAGGGCTGTGTTTgggttttctcctccttttgcCGTCGCAGGCTGTGGCAGAGGAGGAATAGAAGTCAGGGTGCTGAAGGCCACTCCAGGCCTTTTGCGTGGCCTCGTCACACGCGGCCGTGGCCCTTGGAGAGCGGAGTCGCTCTTCAGCTCCTCGTGGAGCGCCGTAAAATCCACAcgagggccctgctgctgcttgcgTTCGGTCTAACCCCTGCCCGGGCTCTTGGGAGGAGCGCGAGCCGGATCCCGGGACCAACTGAGCCTCTTGACTTCTCTCCGACAGCTGTTGAACCTCCGCCCGCTTGttaaaattaaagcagagaACCTAAAACCTGCTGGCCAGCGGTCCTCGTGCTCCTTCtcggcagcagggctgtgttgGGCAGCGCTGGCGTCGCGGGGAGCTGGCGGGAGGCTGCAGGCGGGGTAGGGACGGGGGAATTTCCGCGCTGTGAGGACGGGGCATGCCGCCGCCGGCTTGGCGGAGGGCAGGGACACCAGGAAACATCGCTGGGAGGTGAGGTCGGAGCGAGGTGGCTGCTCCAGGGGTCCCGTCCCGGTCCTGTAAGGGACAGTTTGATGTCCCTGCTGCCGCAGGAGGCGGCCGAAGGCGCCAGGGGTGACTCCTTGCTCTGTCTTGTtccaggaggagagggagaagcggcggctggagcagctggagcgcAAGAAGGAACTGCAGCgcctgctggaggaggaggactcGAAGCTGAAAGGGAAGTCACCCAAGCAGGTCACTCCGGGCAAAGTCACCAGGGCCCAGATCGAGGAGACCATCAGGAAGgaccagcagcagaaggagaaTGCGGACACAGGTCCGGGGGCACCGCGGAAAGGCCCGGGCAggggggtgggagaggggaCGGTTCCTTCACGGAAGGGACGAGGTGGGAAGGAAGAGCGGCCTGcggctgccctgtgctgctttggTGTATCCAGCACCCAGACGGGGGCAAACGATACCTCCTGCCTCAGTGGGGTGGGGATCAGAGCCGCCAAGCAGGTGCTCGTCCTTGCCGGGGACTCGGGCTGAGatttcccagctctcagccttggAAGAGGCTGTGCCTCTTCTGGGGATGCTGCAGTCGGGATGTGGCGGTAACGgttctcccttcccccttccctgtGCAGTGGAGAAGGAGAAGACCCACTTGGAGGTCCCCTTGGAGGAGAACATCAACAGAAGGGTCCTGGAGGAAGGGACGGTGGAGGCCAGGACGATCGAAGACGCCATCGCTGTCCTCAGGTACGCGGCCTGGCTGCGGTGCTGCTCTCCCCGAAGGCGTCGCGTTCCTCAGGAGAAATCCGTGCAGGGATTCCCTCCCCCAGGCCTGgcgtcccctcccagctctctgaACTTCTTCTCAGGCCGCGATGGCAGCTTTCTGTCCCGGCAGCGAGAACAAGACGAGCCCACGCTGCCTTCTGCCCC
The DNA window shown above is from Oxyura jamaicensis isolate SHBP4307 breed ruddy duck unplaced genomic scaffold, BPBGC_Ojam_1.0 oxyUn_random_OJ70032, whole genome shotgun sequence and carries:
- the CCDC124 gene encoding coiled-coil domain-containing protein 124 — encoded protein: MPKKFQGENTKSAAARARKAEAKAAADAKRQQELEDAYWKDEDKHVMRKEQRKEEREKRRLEQLERKKELQRLLEEEDSKLKGKSPKQVTPGKVTRAQIEETIRKDQQQKENADTVEKEKTHLEVPLEENINRRVLEEGTVEARTIEDAIAVLSVANDLDRHPERRMKAAFTAFEEVNLPRLKQENPNMRLSQLKQLLKKEWMKSPENPMNQRHKAYNSQK